The Lolium rigidum isolate FL_2022 chromosome 1, APGP_CSIRO_Lrig_0.1, whole genome shotgun sequence region GTCTTCAGACAACAGGTAACAAGGAGTAATTTTTCTATTCATCATTTATCTCATAAAGCACCAGATTTACAAGACATCTATACAGCATTACAAAAAAAGGAATTGTGACAGTAAGGAAATCAAAGTTAAAATACCAGATTAAAATTTGAGACTCTTGAATTCGAAAGATGTGCTTGCAGTCATCAATAAGAATATTATTAACAGGTGTGTTCCAGCTATACGATATAATGCAGTGCATAGTACTGTTAACCTGCATCGACATTAGGCATTCATCTGAGAAGTTGCTGAGCAATTTTTATGCTGCTCTGTGATTGTCTTGTCATTCTGCACATCATAATTTTACATTCATGTTCTCTTGCATCAGGTGCACGAACTGCATCGGCTATATAGTGTACAGAGATCACTGATGGCTGAATTAGGTGGTGAGAAGCACAGTTTCCAATCCAGAACAGAAGAAACTAGAGAAATGATGCAGGGCCACAGGTCAAACCTGAAGAATAGTCCCTGTACATCAGAGACCAGCCAATCTGCTCGTCTTGCTGGTGCACAATACTCTGCTCCTAGACAAGTACCTGAACATTTTTTTCTTCAAGAATGCAAGCCCGTGTCATGCTTAAACCTCTTCaacgaagaaacctcgagaagccAAGAAGGAAGACCAGAAAGCAGTAAATCAGTTCAAGATGAAAGTTGGAGCGTTTCTATGGAAAGTGATCTTGACCTCAAGCTAACCATTGCGCCCAGTTCACATGAAACAAAAGCACCACACTGGCTCTTCTCAGATAACAGGGAAAGAAAACCTTCTGGTCATCATCGATGACAACTGGCATCTTAGATCAGTTAGTTATACATGGAACAAGAAGCAATGGGATCAACACCTAGGAAGACAGAGTATCCTAACAATGGACCACAACACTTCCAAGCTATCTCACAAGAAATCATATCTCCCTGACATGCTGCCCTGAAATTTTGATCCAAACTATGCCTCGGTCACTGGTCACAAGTAACCtgtatgcaaaagtataaagcttCTCACTTCTCAGGTTATCAAGCACAAGAACTTGCTAGGAGCACGCCAATCTAGTGTGAAGATAGCAAACATTGGCAGCAAttcatttcttatttttcttCCCACTATTACTCAGACTGAAAGAGACAAGAACGAGTAGGAAATTACTAGACTTCCGTCCTCCTGCAATACGTATATTTACCAATGCCCTGAAAGGAGTTTTGGCTAACCTACCATGCGCAGTGCTTTGTTATTTGCATTCTTGTTTATCTGCATCACCCATGTAAGTTCACGTACAGAAGTTCAGAATGATTGTGGGACCTTTTGCAATCAAACACCAAAGTTCCTATTCTGCCATGTTATTTGTTTATCTGCTTTCACCAGAATCCACCACATGAGCATTCTCCATCTTTGAAATGATGGAATCTCATATTGTCTCTGACTATAATGTCAACATGCTCAACTCTTGAAACTAGTCGCATAAACAAATGACAGTCCTCACAGATCCTTAGATTTTTTACTATTCGAATTGTGCATCTAGATCCAAGAGTCAGCAATCCAAACAAGAGAGCAAGTTTCTCACTGTGCCCCATTAAAATCCGCTCTTTCTCTCCATTGCTCACATCATAAACAATAGAACTCAGGATTGGCACATAACCAGCTTGCTTCAGTTTTGCTACTAGCTCTATTAATGCCTTCTTTATTTCATTGGTCCTCGGATGTGAGTTATCACCAGCAAAGAATTGATGGACCAGACCGTCTCTACCTTCAAACCAGCTCACAGCAGGATCCTTTTCAGCCTCCGGCTTCTCATTAGCTTCCGAACCTTGGAGACTTCATCCCATTTTCCTGCCGATGCAAGTGTATTCGATAACAGCACGTAGTTCCCTATACCCTCTGGCTCAAGCTTAAAAAGATGCTCAGCCGCAACCTTGGCAACTTCAGTATTCCCATGGATCCGACAAGCCCCAAGCAGCGCTCCCCACACACCACCGTGAGGCTCCACGGACATTGACCTCACAAGACCAAAAGCTTCATCCACCAATCCAGCACGACCAAGCAAGTCGACCATACAAGTATAGTGATCTGGAGATGGCGATATCCCATATTTGTCCTTCATCTGTGCAAAGTAGTAGCGCCCATCTCTAACCATCCCTGCATGGCTGCAAGCCGTCAATAGCCCTATAAAGGTCACATGGTTGGGCACCACATCAGCCCTCCTAACCATGTCCTTGAAGAAAGCAATCGCCTCCGTTGCCCTCCCATGAGCAGCTAGACCAACAATCATCGAGCTATACGTGTACACATTCTTCTCCTGCATCCCATGAAAAACACTGCGTGCTTCATCGATAAGCCCGCACTTTGCAAACATATCCACCAACCCCGACCCGACAACCACGTTGCTCCCAAAACCACCCCTCTCCGCGATCTCCTTAACCCAAGCGGCACGCCTCACCGCACCAAGCTGAGCGCAAGCCGAGATCGCACCCGTCAAGGAGACCTCGTCAATGCCCACGCCGAGCGCGGCCATCCGCTCAAACACTTCCAACGCCTTCATCGGCATGGAGTTTTGAGCGTACCCGGTCACCATCGCTGTCCATGCCACCAAGTCCTTCTCCGGGCACTGCGCGAACACCTCCTCCGCGGAACCCATGTCCCCGCTCCTGGAATACGCCACCACGATGCTTGTCCAGGAGATGGCATCCTTCAccaccatttcatcgaacaccttacgTGCAGCGGTTACGTCGCCACAGGCGACGTAGGCGCCGATCAGGGAGTTCTCGACATACCGGTGCTTGTCGAACCCGCCGACGAGGATCGAGACCGCGTGCGCGGCCTCGGCGGCGGGGAGGGAGCGGGCGGCCGCGGCGGACTTGGCGAGCGGGGAGAAGGCGAACGGGAGGAAGGGGAGGTGGCCGCCGTGGGTGATGCCGAGGAGGCGGGAGAAGACGCGGAAGGGGGTCAGCGGCGGCTGCGTGAGGAGCGCGAAGCggaggagcgcggcggcgaggaagggGTCCGGGGGGGTGTGCGCGGAGAAGACGGAGAGCGCGTAGGGGAGCGGGGCGTGCGGGGGCGGgagggcggcgaggcggcggaggaggcgggagAGGAGGTAGGGCTGGGAGCGGGGCTGGAGCggcaggcggaggaggagcgcgtggAGGCTGCGGAGGTGCCGGAGTGACGCGGAGGAGTCGACGGCAGCGAGCAGGAGCGAGGCGAGCgcgggcggcgggaggaggggcaGCAGCAGCGTgctggcgagcggcggcggcggcggggcgtggAGGAGCAGTGCGGGTGGGGGACGCGGCCGGACGAGGTGCACCATGCCGGCATGGCcgtgcggcgcggcgcggcggtgaTGCGAGCGGTGTTCTAGGACGGCGGCGGGGTGGAGCTGCTGCGCTCGCGGTGAGCCGCTTGttccgcgggcggcggcgcgaggcaAAAACTATTGAAACGCCCGCCCAGGCAGCGCTATGGGCTATTGGGCCTAGTAACTTTCTCTGTGCATGGGGCTGGTCACTTTTGGTGTGTTTCGTTTTGAGTCCAATCCAATATGGTtttctttgcttttttttttgggtGAATGTGGGGGTAAAGCAACAACTATTcgaatcccctccctggcaatcgcTCGCTCGAGCGATCGGTTTCTATGGCGCGGAGCGCTCACGCGAAAGCGTGACTCAATTCCCTTTGTATCACGTAGTGCTTTAATTGTGTTCAcatgtgttcacactaacagcttgtattactactttgcaagttgcattaGCGTTCACActtcatgcatgcacatgcatagagtatctcatggatttgcatttaatgagccaacttttcagcactctttcataagttgttgcatgcatacacatagcatctcactctttttcttcagcacgaaGTGGACTCTCAATTCACTTTTTACAATTCCCTTTTGGGTTTTTTTCGTATGGTAATTCAGATTtaatggggtccttttgcaattccctttttcgggcagtggtatttaagggggaaaataacgggtgggaagatccacttgcaactcaaatgaactaccacttgctactcaaattaagtattgTTTTAAGTTGTAATCTAACAAAAGTTGCTCAAAAATTCTTAATGaaaattactttttagggttgctagttatttatatttaccgttgataaataacggggcaccgggttgataacttgtaaacaaaaaaagagtccctacatattttaaattaaattaaatttgtag contains the following coding sequences:
- the LOC124698298 gene encoding uncharacterized protein LOC124698298 → MRRQFSGMETDLFGTSRILFALLEKEGVTIIRELESEGSVQKLAKILLKASGRRLLNDTLIDPMDKYSEQYSKESLRRTIMEHDEVFRQQVHELHRLYSVQRSLMAELGGEKHSFQSRTEETREMMQGHRSNLKNSPCTSETSQSARLAGAQYSAPRQVPEHFFLQECKPVSCLNLFNEETSRSQEGRPESSKSVQDESWSVSMESDLDLKLTIAPSSHETKAPHWLFSDNRERKPSGHHR
- the LOC124661957 gene encoding LOW QUALITY PROTEIN: pentatricopeptide repeat-containing protein At5g44230-like (The sequence of the model RefSeq protein was modified relative to this genomic sequence to represent the inferred CDS: inserted 1 base in 1 codon), coding for MVHLVRPRPPPALLLHAPPPPPLASTLLLPLLPPPALASLLLAAVDSSASLRHLRSLHALLLRLPLQPRSQPYLLSRLLRRLAALPPPHAPLPYALSVFSAHTPPDPFLAAALLRFALLTQPPLTPFRVFSRLLGITHGGHLPFLPFAFSPLAKSAAAARSLPAAEAAHAVSILVGGFDKHRYVENSLIGAYVACGDVTAARKVFDEMVVKDAISWTSIVVAYSRSGDMGSAEEVFAQCPEKDLVAWTAMVTGYAQNSMPMKALEVFERMAALGVGIDEVSLTGAISACAQLGAVRRAAWVKEIAERGGFGSNVVVGSGLVDMFAKCGLIDEARSVFHGMQEKNVYTYSSMIVGLAAHGRATEAIAFFKDMVRRADVVPNHVTFIGLLTACSHAGMVRDGRYYFAQMKDKYGISPSPDHYTCMVDLLGRAGLVDEAFGLVRSMSVEPHGGVWGALLGACRIHGNTEVAKVAAEHLFKLEPEGIGNYVLLSNTLASAGKWDEVSKVRKLMRSRRLXKDPAVSWFEGRDGLVHQFFAGDNSHPRTNEIKKALIELVAKLKQAGYVPILSSIVYDVSNGEKERILMGHSEKLALLFGLLTLGSRCTIRIVKNLRICEDCHLFMRLVSRVEHVDIIVRDNMRFHHFKDGECSCGGFW